DNA from Amycolatopsis sp. DSM 110486:
GTCACGCTGGTTCGCCCGCCACGCACCGGGAGCGCTCGAGACGTGGCTGGACCGCGCAGCGCTCAGAGCCGAAGAGGAACGACTGCTGGCTTCGCATCCCGCGACGCTGCAAGTCCGCCCGCCTGTCGGCAGCGCCCGCATCGGCCGCACCGAGCGCCGCCCGCACCTGATGCGCGCCGCGGTGGACACTGGACTCCAAGCGGCGCTGAACGAACTCTCCGCGGTGAAGGAAACACCATGACCAACACCACCGATGCCGAGCGCGTGCGCGTCGTGTCCTGGGCCGACCACCTCGCATTCGCCACCGCGGCCGCCGAGCTCAGCGGGCTGGAGTTCCTTCGCGCCATGGCCCGCGGCGACCTCCCCTCCGCGCCGATGATGGACCTCGTCGGCCTCCGCCTGATCTCGGCGTCACCCGGCGAGACCGTCTTCCGCCTCACCCCGGGCGAATACCACTACAACCCGATGTGGACCGTCCACGGCGGCCTCTACGCCACGATGCTCGACTCGGCGGCCGCGTGCGCCGTGCACACGACCCTCCCCGTCGGCAGCGGGTTCAGCACCCTGGACCTCTCCGTCCGCTTCCTCAAGGCCGTCCGCATCGACACGGGCCCCATCACGGCCACCGGTCGCGTCCTGCACTCGGGACCCCAGGTCGTGCTGGCCGACGCACGCCTGGAGGACACCTCCGGCACGCTCCTGGCCACGGCGACGGCGAACTGCTTCGTGTCCCGAGCGTCCGGTACGTAACGAAGGAGACGAATGCCGCGATCGATTGATCATCCCGCGGATCCGAGGAGCAGCCTGTGTCACCACGCGCCATCGTCGCGTTCGTCAGCGTCGCGGCCATCGTCATCGGGGTGTTCCTCTCGTTGCGCGGCCTCATCGGGGGCCCCGACTTCGTGACCCCGGCCGGCGCGGCGTGTGACCCCGCGTTCGCGTGGCAGGACGACTCACTCGGCGACTGCTTCGCCGTGGAGCGGCACAGCCCGGCGTTCGCCCTCGTCCTCGCGCACATCGGGCTCCTCGGGCTGATCTACGCGCGCCTGCTCATGACCCGGAAGAGGAAGCTCAGCGTGCGGTGACGCGGCCCAGGAAGGCGACCTCCGCGGCGACCGTGTCCGCGAAGCTCGCGCCGCCCTCGTAGACGTCGTAGTCGGTAGGCGTTCGTTTTCCCCCACGCGTGTTGGTTTTCTTTCGCGGCGAGGTAGGCGCGGTCGATGTCCGTGGAGTCGGCGACGGTGAACTCCGCGACCGCGGAGCCGTCGTGCGGGTTCGAGTCGCGCAGCTGTTTGCCGCTGCTACCCGCTCGCCCGCAAGCTTGGCCTGGCGCCGCCCGGTCCGGCGCGCGGCGATGGTGGCGGTGCCGTTGCTGCTGGTGGTTCTCGAACACGACTCGATGGCGCCGATCGGCCCGGCTCTGCGCCTCGCGGCCACCGCGCCGTCGGCAGAGCTGCACTGGGTTCCGGCGGCCACCGGCGGACGGTGTTCGAGCAGGCGATCCGGTACGTCGAGGACCACGGGGGCGAGATCACCGAGGTGATCATCGACGAACTCGGCGGCACCCGCCTGAAGGCCGCGTTCGAGACCGGCCTGGTCGGCGCGATCAAGGCCGGCGGCCTCGCCGCGTTCGAGACCCGGTTCCGGCGCGCCGGAACCGGGTCGCGAGTGTCGTGTTCGACTACCGCGGCTTCGGCGGCTCCGAGGAGCAGACGCGCGACACCCACCGGTTCGCGGTAGACGCGGTTCTCCTTGTCCTCGATCGGCGAGGGCAGGACGCGACGAAGTGGTTTCCTTGCCGCGCCAGCGCGAGGACTACCGCACGGTCGTCGGCTTGGCGGCGGCCCAGCCGACGCTCGACGCGAGCCGGATCGTCGTGTGGGGCACGTCTTTCGCGGGGCTGCAGGTGGTGGATCTCGCCGTCACGGACCGGCGGATCGCCGGCGCGATCGCGCAGTCTCCGCTCGTCGACGCGGTGGCGGCCGCGCGGCTCGTTCCGACCGGCCAGTCGCTGCGGCTGTTCGGGCCGGCCGCGCAGGACGCGGTCGGCGGGCCGCTGGGCCGGCCGCCGCGGTACGCCCCCGGGGCAGGCGATCCCGGCGACCTCGCCATCGGCACCACGCCGGACTCGCGGTTCGGCGAACGCCTGATGACCCCGGACGAAGGCACGGTCTGGCGCAACCAGGTCGCCGCGCGGTCGCTGCTCAATGAACTGCTTGTCAAGATCGGCCCATCCAGCAGCCAGAGTCGAGATCATGCTCCACCGATGGCACGGCGTCGGCTCCGATCCCGCTGTGCGGCAAGGGAAATCGGTAACCGAAGCCCAGGTCTGGCCGAACGGCTACGAATGTCTGTCCCCGAGGACGGAGGACCACCCGGACAGACATCAGTGACCGTTCAGCCCACTTTCGGGGCAAATCGCCCGGACGGGCGCACACTGTGACCGCGGAGCAGCCGCTCGCCCTCCCCCAGCTGCTCCGCCCCCTCACCGGCAGGTGGTGGCGGAGTCCCCCGAGACCCGTCACCGCCTGCTTTTCCATTTGCCCTGTAGGAGACGCTGTTTGCCTCTTAGGCAAACAGCAGGCATAGTGCAGAGGAGCCAGCACCCCCGAGCGAGGAGGACGAGCGTGAGCATTTCCACCGAAGCACCGGAGTCCGGCACCGCCGACCAGCTCGACCTGGGCGACCTGCCGGCGGAGGCGGGCACGGTCGAAGCCGAACGCGCGGCGCGCAAACGCGATCTCGCCGTGGCGTTGCGGCTGTTCGCCCGCTACGGCTTCGACGAGGGGATCGCCGGGCACCTCACCGTGCGCGATCCCGAGTTCCCGGACCGGTTCTGGGTCAACCCGTACGCGGTGCACTTCTCCCGCATCAAGGTCGGCGACCTGCTGCTCATCGACGAGAACGGCAAGGTCGCCGAAGGTTCCCGGCGGACGAACAAGGCCGCGTTCTGGATCCACTCCTCGGTGCACCGGGCGCGCCCGGACGTCGTGGCGGTGGCCCACGCGCACAGCGTGTACGGCCGCGCGTTCGCCGCGCTCGGAAAGGAACTCGCTCCGATCATCCAGGAATCCTGCGCGTTCTACGGCGATCATGTCCTGTTCGACGAGTACAAGGGTCTTGTGCTGGAGAAGACAGAAGGCGAGCGGATTGCCACACGTCTTGGTGGACAACGCGCAGCAATCCTGCGCCACCACGGACTGCTCACCGTCGGCCGGTCCGTGGCCGAGGCCGCGTGGTGGTTCATCGCCATGGACCGCGCGTGCCAGATGCAGCTGCTCGCCGACGCCGCGGGCACCCCGCGCGTCATGACGGACGAGGAAGCGACGCTGGCCCACCGCCAGTTCGGCAGCGCCAACATGGCGCGCCACAGTTTTAACATCATGGCGGACGTCGTGGTGGAAACCGAACCCGACGTGCTCGACTGACACCGTTCAACGTGCCCGCCGCAGTTCCCCGCGCACCGCCGAGCCACATCACCACGGCCCGCTGGTGCGCGTTTTCGAACAGCCCGCGTCCGAATTCGAAACCCGCCACTACCGCGGTTTCCTGGCGCAGCGCACCGGCGGTTCCCAGGTCCGAACCTGCGCAAAGCCGGACACGGGCCGACGGCCGGAGTGCGGGCTCCGGGCGCCGGCCCGCCGGGGCCGCGGACCCTGCGCGGCGGGGATGGCGTCGCGCAAGGCTGGGCCGCCTGGAGGAAAGCCGGTGGCGGCAAGAGAAATCCCCCGCCACGAGGGAACCTCAGCGCGACGGAGCCACGCGGCCCAGGAAGTCGCGGATGTGGGCAGCGACCTCGTCGCCCGCGCTTTCGAGGAGGAAGTGGCCGCCGTCGAGGAGGTGGACTTCGGCGTGGGGCACGTCAGTGGAGAAAGCGGTGGCGCCGTCCGGGCCGAAGATCGGGTCGTTCTTGCCCCAGACCGCGAGGACGGGCGGCTGGCTCTTGCGCAGGTACTCGTGCAGCGCGGGGTACAGCGGCGGGTTGGTGGCGTAGTCGCGGAAGAGCGCGAGCTGGATCTCGTCGTTGCCCGGGCGCGAAAGCAGCGCGAAGTCGTGGTTCCAGGTGTCGGGGCTGACGAGGGTCTCGTCGGGGACGCCGGTGAGGTACTGCCACTTCGTCAGGTCGAGGCTGAGCGCGCCGCGGATGTTGGCCTCGGTCTCGGCGTTCTGCTCGGCCTGGTAGTCCCACACGGTCTTCCAGAAGCCGTCGACGAAACCGGCGTCGTAGCCGTTGCCGTTCTGGGTGATGATCGCGGTGATGGAGTCAGGGTTGGCGAGCGCGAGGCGCCAGCCGATGGGGGCGCCGTAGTCCTGCACGTAGATCGCGTAGCGGGTGACGTCGAGCTGGCGCAGCAGGCCGGCCGTGAGGTCCGTCAGCGCGTCGAAGGTGTAGCCGAACTCGTCGGCCGACGGCGCGTCGGACAGGCCGAAACCGAGGTGGTCGGGCGCGATCACGTGGTAGCGGTCGGCCAGCGCCGGGATCAGGTTCCGGAACATGAACGAGCTGGTCGGGAAGCCGTGCAGCAGCACGACCACGGGGGCGTCGGCGGGCCCGGCCTCGCGGTAGAAGAGCTGCCGGCCGTCGGCGGTCGCGTAGCGGTGGTGAACAGCGGTCATGATATCTAACTCCTATCGTCGTATTTGATGGTTAGAACTCAAACAGGGTCTGCCTAACTTGTCAACCCTGAGTTTGCCGGTTAGCCTGAACTCGTGACCGACGAGAAGCTGCTGCTCGACCTGCTGAACACCACCCCGGTGCTCGACGGGACGCCGCGCGACGAGCTCGCCGACGCCGAGCTGGGCCGCGAGTGGCTCACCGCCCACGGACAGCCGGCGTCCGCGCAGGAGTGGCGCGCGCTGGTCGACGTGCGCGCGGCGCTGCAGGACGTCGTGCGCGGCGACGCGGAGCCGGAAGCCTTGGCCCCCTTCGTCGACGGCCTCGTCTACCGCGCGGTCTTCGACGACGGCGGCATCAAGTGGGACCTCGACACCGCGCCCGGCCGCGCGGCCGCCTCGCGCGCGGTGCTGGCCTGGGACACGCTGCGCCACGCCAGCCCCGGCCGCCTGCGGCCGTGCGCGAACCCGGAGTGCCGCCGGTTCCTCATCGACCACAGCAAGCCGAACACCGCCCGCTGGTGCTCGATGGCCGTGTGCGGCAACCGCATGAAGGCCCGCCGCCACTACCAGCGAACCCGCCAGGCCGGCGCGTGACCGGCCGCCGGGTGGTGTCCGATCATGGGTGACGACAGCGACATCGACCGCCTGGTCGCGCGCAAACTCCAGCAGCTGCGCACGGATCGCGGGCTCACGCTCACCCACCTCGCGGAACTCACGGGGATCTCCGTCGCCCATCTGTCGCGCCTCGAACGCGGGGAACGGCAGCCCTCGATCGGCAGCCTCCTGCAGCTCGCGCGCACGTACGGCATCTCGATCGGCAAGCTCGTGGCCGACCAGCCCGACGAGGACTACCACCTCGTGCGCGCCGGCCAGGGCGTGGCGCACGAAAACGCCGAGGGCCGCTACGAGGTGCTCAGCGGGCCGCGCGCCACCATCGCGGTGGTCGGGCTCGAACTGCCGCCCGGCACCGAAACCGGCGCCGTGCACCACACCGGCGAGGAATGGCTCCACGTCCGCGCCGGCGCCGTCGCACTGCTCCTGGGCGACGAGGAGATCTCGCTCAAGGCCGGCGACTCCATCCAGTTCGACTCCGGCCGCACGCACCGGCTGCACAACCCGTCGGCCCGCGCCGCGCGGGTGCTCATCGCGTCGACCGCGTCAGCCGTCCACCATCCCGTGTCCGGTTCCGAACACCCCTGAGGAGGCAGACGTGCGTGTAGTCGCGTTGCGGCGTTACCCGGTAAAATCGATGCTCGGCGAGGAAGTCATCGAAGCAAGAGTCGACGCCGCCGGTCTCGACGGCGACCGCACGCTCGCCGTGATCGACTCCGACACCGGCTTCGTCGCGACGGCGAAGCACCCGCGCCTGTGGCGCCGCCTCCTGGAGCTCGCGGCCGAGACCGACGGCCGCGTGTTCATCACCTTCCCCGACGGCACTAAGCTGGCCGCCGACGACCCCGAAGCCGGCTCGCGCCTGTCGGACCTGCTGGGCCGCGCGATCACGGTGTCCGGAATCCGGCCCGACGGCGCGTCCGTGGAGCGCCCGGCACCGGAAGACGTGCTCGACAACGGCGTGAGCGCCGTGGTTCCGGCGCAGACGCTGCAGATCGGGCAGGGCACGCCCGGCCACAACTTCGTGGACCACTCCCCGATCCACCTCATCAGCACCGCGACGCTGGATCACCTCGACACCGAGGCCATCCGGTACCGGCCGAATCTCGTCATCGCGACCCCGCCCGGCACCGGCGCGTTCGTCGAGAACCACTGGCTGGGCAAGGAAATCCAGTTCGGCGAGGTCGGCACGGGTGCGCGGCTGCGGGTCACGCTGCCCACGCCGCGATGCGCCGTGCCGTCGCTCGCCCACGGCACGCTGCCGCGCAACCCGCAGGCGGTGCGGGCGGTGATGGCGGGCAACCGCGTCGATGTCGCCGGCCTCGGCAAGGCCATGCCGTGCGCGGGCGCGTACGCCGAGGTCGTGCGGCCGGGCACGCTCCACCTGGACGATCCGATCACCCTGGCCTGACAGCTCAGTCGCCGACGAACACCAGCGCTTCGGACAGCGATTTCCGGGTGAGGTCCGGGACTTCGCAGTCGTCAGCCGGATAACCCACCGGGAAAACAATGTACGGCCGCTCGGTCGCCGGGCGGTGCAGCACCCGGCCGAGGAACGCCATCGGGTTCGGCGTGTGTGTCAACGTCGTGAGCCCCATCGAGTGCAGTGCGGCGATGAAGAAACCACAAGCGATCCCGACGCTCTCGGACGCGTAGTAGGTCTTCTGCAGCTGTCCGTTCGGCAACACCCGGTGTTTCTGCGCGAACACGACCACGAGCCAGGGTGCGACTTCCAGGAACTCCTTGTGTTCGTCCGTTTCCAGCGGTGCCAGCGCGGCGCGCCACTCGGGGATCTCCCGCTCGCGGTAGAAACGTTGCTCTTCCTGTTCGGCGGCCACCCGGATCTGGTGTTTCACCACCACATCCTGTGTGGCGACGAACGTCCACGGT
Protein-coding regions in this window:
- a CDS encoding nitroreductase family protein, with the translated sequence MAGVTQTRKHRYPFVPYAPQRLPVDQGLRRGAEFHRHLDRRRSVRWFSPDPVPVEAIELAVRAANTAPSGAHQQPWTFVATQDVVVKHQIRVAAEQEEQRFYREREIPEWRAALAPLETDEHKEFLEVAPWLVVVFAQKHRVLPNGQLQKTYYASESVGIACGFFIAALHSMGLTTLTHTPNPMAFLGRVLHRPATERPYIVFPVGYPADDCEVPDLTRKSLSEALVFVGD
- a CDS encoding CGNR zinc finger domain-containing protein, coding for MTDEKLLLDLLNTTPVLDGTPRDELADAELGREWLTAHGQPASAQEWRALVDVRAALQDVVRGDAEPEALAPFVDGLVYRAVFDDGGIKWDLDTAPGRAAASRAVLAWDTLRHASPGRLRPCANPECRRFLIDHSKPNTARWCSMAVCGNRMKARRHYQRTRQAGA
- a CDS encoding S9 family peptidase, with product MPRQREDYRTVVGLAAAQPTLDASRIVVWGTSFAGLQVVDLAVTDRRIAGAIAQSPLVDAVAAARLVPTGQSLRLFGPAAQDAVGGPLGRPPRYAPGAGDPGDLAIGTTPDSRFGERLMTPDEGTVWRNQVAARSLLNELLVKIGPSSSQSRDHAPPMARRRLRSRCAAREIGNRSPGLAERLRMSVPEDGGPPGQTSVTVQPTFGANRPDGRTL
- a CDS encoding aldehyde dehydrogenase family protein; this translates as MQLCRRRGGREAQSRADRRHRVVFENHQQQRHRHHRRAPDRAAPGQACGRAGSSGKQLRDSNPHDGSAVAEFTVADSTDIDRAYLAAKENQHAWGKTNAYRLRRLRGRRELRGHGRRGGRLPGPRHRTLSFLFRVMSRRA
- a CDS encoding PaaI family thioesterase encodes the protein MTNTTDAERVRVVSWADHLAFATAAAELSGLEFLRAMARGDLPSAPMMDLVGLRLISASPGETVFRLTPGEYHYNPMWTVHGGLYATMLDSAAACAVHTTLPVGSGFSTLDLSVRFLKAVRIDTGPITATGRVLHSGPQVVLADARLEDTSGTLLATATANCFVSRASGT
- a CDS encoding alpha/beta fold hydrolase, with translation MTAVHHRYATADGRQLFYREAGPADAPVVVLLHGFPTSSFMFRNLIPALADRYHVIAPDHLGFGLSDAPSADEFGYTFDALTDLTAGLLRQLDVTRYAIYVQDYGAPIGWRLALANPDSITAIITQNGNGYDAGFVDGFWKTVWDYQAEQNAETEANIRGALSLDLTKWQYLTGVPDETLVSPDTWNHDFALLSRPGNDEIQLALFRDYATNPPLYPALHEYLRKSQPPVLAVWGKNDPIFGPDGATAFSTDVPHAEVHLLDGGHFLLESAGDEVAAHIRDFLGRVAPSR
- a CDS encoding cupin domain-containing protein, which gives rise to MGDDSDIDRLVARKLQQLRTDRGLTLTHLAELTGISVAHLSRLERGERQPSIGSLLQLARTYGISIGKLVADQPDEDYHLVRAGQGVAHENAEGRYEVLSGPRATIAVVGLELPPGTETGAVHHTGEEWLHVRAGAVALLLGDEEISLKAGDSIQFDSGRTHRLHNPSARAARVLIASTASAVHHPVSGSEHP
- a CDS encoding class II aldolase/adducin family protein, with translation MSISTEAPESGTADQLDLGDLPAEAGTVEAERAARKRDLAVALRLFARYGFDEGIAGHLTVRDPEFPDRFWVNPYAVHFSRIKVGDLLLIDENGKVAEGSRRTNKAAFWIHSSVHRARPDVVAVAHAHSVYGRAFAALGKELAPIIQESCAFYGDHVLFDEYKGLVLEKTEGERIATRLGGQRAAILRHHGLLTVGRSVAEAAWWFIAMDRACQMQLLADAAGTPRVMTDEEATLAHRQFGSANMARHSFNIMADVVVETEPDVLD
- a CDS encoding MOSC domain-containing protein, coding for MRVVALRRYPVKSMLGEEVIEARVDAAGLDGDRTLAVIDSDTGFVATAKHPRLWRRLLELAAETDGRVFITFPDGTKLAADDPEAGSRLSDLLGRAITVSGIRPDGASVERPAPEDVLDNGVSAVVPAQTLQIGQGTPGHNFVDHSPIHLISTATLDHLDTEAIRYRPNLVIATPPGTGAFVENHWLGKEIQFGEVGTGARLRVTLPTPRCAVPSLAHGTLPRNPQAVRAVMAGNRVDVAGLGKAMPCAGAYAEVVRPGTLHLDDPITLA